A single window of Athene noctua chromosome 1, bAthNoc1.hap1.1, whole genome shotgun sequence DNA harbors:
- the ARAP1 gene encoding arf-GAP with Rho-GAP domain, ANK repeat and PH domain-containing protein 1 isoform X2, whose translation MEEGGSLPVATWLAALHLDQYVESFQQSDLRTVWDCRGLTDEALTHLGVVLPGHRRRILLGLQKAFAEATPPSGIPQPPPRKPVPMKRHIFRLSTATVPEQPPRCPEVSGGSPLLEPESGGVSSAQLPPPIPPRVGCRPPLKFSPSLTGGSPELPAAPRSRPPAPAPPSPPALTEKPPGESGERPPLPPLPAKRHQLEAKSLQAPPAPQRPPVLPPRAVSQRSIPAREEGPVPPAAPGVPPSLLPRTKPPAPEPPAKADLPFVPEFDDSDYEDSVWQEELAKPAGEMADKEDAEPGTGGPRALRFNSLFSEDELIEDDYDGPPASGGSSWSDPGSSPGTLGEGMEGAAAPLSPTIKAGWLDKNPPQGSYIYQKRWVKLDSDYLRYFDSEKDTYSKRFIPVSSISRIASVGDQKFEVITNNRNFVFRAESDADRNEWIRTLQQIAEERRGKERLSMAADPADKSGFLELRGFKHKLFVAVAGDKVFLYKNAEDYRLGIGITYIEMNVGNVKEVDRRGFDLTTPYRIFSFSADSEQEKEEWVEAMQQCIAEALSNSEVAERIWAVESNRFCADCGSPKPDWASINLCVVICKRCAGEHRGLGPGITKVRSLKMDRKVWTEELIQLFHHIGNAVANRFWAANVPPSEAIAPPSSSQERRRFLIAKYREGKYRRYHPLFGNQEELDRALCAAVTTSDLAETQALLFCGAAVTCATGDPECPTPLALAEKSGQRLQMEFLLHNKTSETPRLELGGSEEKPYSVPLPSVTHNGFLYKTPSMAKPVGERKGQEEFSRRWCTLQDGVLSYYENDRNAVPNGELKAEEMVCLASNPPHAHGIENTFEVYIESERLYLFGLESPDAAREWLKSIAKSFVHPCAEELLALDFQRIGRLHYKGGLNLERAEEGWFALAGSTLHVCVPGSERQEPLHLRKLQELSIQGDNEVLVLVERRRTLYIQGERKLDFLGWVQAIQKAAGSAGDTLSEQQLTESDVPLLVDRCIDYITQCGLTSEGIYRKSGQNSKTTSLLEMLRRDARSVRLKEGEHQVDDVANTLKRFFRDLGDGLFTGRWGPDWLWATALEDEEEKINEYRRLLGTLPTVNRATLKALINHLFRVQLFSGENQMNTHNLAIVFGPTLFQTDGKDYKAGRVVEDLISHYVKIFNVNDQEMKKQQDEIMAIMKMREAASSGTQQAGDFICTVYLEEKKTEAEQHVKIPATMTAEELTFEILDRRKIVMKEKDYWSCFEVNEREEAERPLHYSEKVLPILHGLGTESYLVVKKQMSMENMLVYLEPLRRVPPASRVGDCKHGMMKFREERNLLGLGLSTGFHDRYFILNHTCLRLYKEVRSHKPEKEWPVRNLKVYLGIKRKLRPPTCWGFTVFYETEKHEKQQWYLCCDTQADLREWFATFLHAQNGGALWPSDTSKVRASRWQQDSSSCGTSELEA comes from the exons atgGAGGAGGGGGGGTCTTTACCCGTGGCTACTTGGCTGGCCGCCCTCCACCTCGACCAGTACGTGGAGAGCTTCCAGCAGAGCGACCTGCGGACGGTGTGGGACTGTCGGGGGCTGACGGACGAGGCTCTGACCCACCTCGGCGTGGTGCTGCCCGGCCACCGCCGCCGCATCCTCTTGGGACTCCAAAAAGCCTTCGCCGAAGCCACCCCCCCCTCCggcatcccccagcccccccccaggaAACCAGTGCCCATGAAACGCCACATTTTTCGCCTCAGCACCGCCACGGTGCCGGAGCAACCCCCCCGGTGCCCCGAGGTGTCTGGGGGGTCCCCGCTTCTCGAGCCGGAGAGTGGGGGGGTGAGCTCCGCCCAGCTGCCCCCACCCATCCCACCCAGGGTGGGCTGCCGCCCCCCCCTCAAATTCTCCCCATCGCTTACGGGTGGCAGCCCCGAGCTCCCCGCCGCaccccgcagccgcccccccgccccggcccccccctcgcCGCCAGCCCTCACTGAGAAGCCACCGGGTGAAAGTGGGGAgagaccccccctgcccccgctgccggccaagcGTCACCAGCTGGAAGCCAagtccctgcaggcccccccggccccccagcgCCCGCCGGTGCTGCCCCCCAGGGCCGTGTCCCAGAGGAG CATCCCTGCCAGAGAGGAGGGCCCCgtcccccccgcagcacccggtGTCCCCCCGTCCCTCCTTCCCCGCACAAAGCCGCCGGCCCCGGAGCCGCCAGCCAAGGCCGACCTCCCCTTCGTGCCAGAGTTCG ATGACTCGGACTACGAAGACTCGGTCTGGCAGGAGGAATTAGCCAAACCCGCGGGGGAGATGGCGGACAAG GAGGATGCTGAGCCCGGGACGGGGGGGCCGCGGGCACTGCGTTTCAACAGCCTCTTCAGCGAGGACGAGCTCATCGAGGATGACTATGATGGTCCCCCCGCCAG CGGTGGCAGCAGCTGGAGTGACCCGGGCAGCAGCCCCGGCACGCTTGGCGAGGGCATGGAGGGCGCCGCTGCCCCCCTCTCGCCCACCATCAAAGCGGGGTGGCTGGACAAGAACCCACCGCAGGG GTCCTACATCTACCAGAAGCGGTGGGTAAAGCTCGACAGCGACTACCTCCGCTACTTCGACAGTGAAAAG gacacCTACTCCAAGCGCTTCATCCCCGTCTCCTCCATCTCCCGCATCGCCAGCGTCGGGGACCAGAAATTCGAGGTCATCACCAACAACCGCAACTTCGTGTTTCGGGCCGAAAGCGACG CGGACCGTAACGAGTGGATACGGACCCTGCAGCAGATCGCGGAGGAGCGGAGGGGCAAGGAGAGGCTGTCGATGGCCGCCGACCCGGCCGACAAGAGCGGCTTCCTGGAGCTGCGGGGGTTTAAGCACAAGTTGTTCGTGGCGGTGGCCGGGGACAAAGTTTTTCTCTACAAGAACGCGGAG GATTATCGGCTGGGCATCGGCATCACCTACATCGAGATGAACGTGGGGAACGTCAAGGAGGTGGATCGCCGGGGCTTCGACCTCACGACGCCGTACAGGATCTTTAG CTTCTCGGCCGACTCggagcaggagaaggaggagtgGGTGGAAGCCATGCAGCAGTGCATCGCCGAGGCTCTCTCCAACTCGGAGGTGGCCGAGAGGATCTGGGCGGTGGAGTCCAACCGCTTCTGCGCCGACTGCGGCTCCCCCAAGCCTGACTGGGCCTCCATCAACCTCTGCGTCGTCATCTGCAAGAGATGCGCAG GGGAGCACCGGGGCTTGGGCCCCGGCATCACCAAAGTGCGGAGCCTGAAGATGGACAGGAAGGTGTGGACAGAGGAGCTGATCCAG CTCTTCCACCACATCGGCAACGCCGTGGCCAACCGATTTTGGGCGGCCAACGTGCCCCCCAGCGAGGCCAtcgccccccccagcagcagccaggagaggaGGCGCTTCCTCATCGCCAAATACCGGGAGGGCAAGTACCGCCGCTACCACCCGCTCTTCGGCAACCAGGAGGAGCTCGACAGG GCTCTGTGCGCGGCCGTCACCACCAGTGACCTGGCGGAGACGCAGGCGCTGCTCTTCTGCGGGGCGGCCGTGACCTGTGCCACGGGGGACCCCGAGTGCCCGACGCCCTTGGCCTTGGCCGAGAAGAGCGGGCAGAGGCTGCAGATGGAGTTCCTGCTCCACAACAAAACCTCCG AGACACCGCgcctggagctggggggcagcGAGGAGAAGCCCTACTCGGTGCCGCTGCCCTCCGTCACCCACAACGGCTTCCTCTACAAGACCCCCTCCATGGCCAAGCCCGTGGGCGAGCGGAAGGGCCAGGAAG AGTTCAGCCGGCGGTGGTGCACGCTGCAGGACGGCGTCCTCAGCTACTACGAGAACGACCGCAACGCCGTGCCCAACGGCGAGCTCAAGGCCGAGGAGATGGTGTGCCTGGCGAGTAACCCGCCCCACGCCCACGG GATCGAGAACACGTTTGAGGTCTACATCGAGTCGGAGAGGCTTTACCTCTTCGGGCTGGAGAGCCCCGACGCTGCTCGCGAGTGGCTCAAATCCATCGCCAAG TCCTTCGTCCATCCCTGCGCCGAGGAGCTCCTGGCTCTCGATTTCCAGCGCATCGGCCGGCTGCACTACAAGGGCGGCCTCAACCTGGAACGGGCCGAGGAGGGCTGGTTCGCCCTGGCCGGCTCCACACTCCATGTCTGCGTCCCAGGCAGCGAGCGGCAGGAACCTCTTCACCTGCGCAAGCTGCAGGAGCTCT cCATCCAGGGAGACAAcgaggtgctggtgctggtggagAGGCGGAG GACGCTGTACATCCAGGGGGAGAGGAAACTGGATTTCCTGGGCTGGGTCCAGGCCATCCAGAAagccgcgggcagcgcgggggaCACGTTGTCAGAGCAGCAGCTCACTGAGTCGGACGTCCCGCTGCTGGTGGATCGTTGCATCGACTACATCACCCAGTGCG ggctGACATCTGAGGGCATCTACCGCAAGAGCGGGCAGAACTCCAAGACCACCAGCTTGCTGGAGATGCTGCGCCGGGACGCCCGCAGCGTCCGGCTGAAGGAGGGCGAGCACCAGGTCGACGACGTCGCCAACACCCTCAAACGCTTCTTCCGTGACCTCGGGGACGGGCTCTTCACCGGGCGGTGGGGCCCGGACTGGCTGTGGGCGACGG CgctggaggatgaggaggagaagaTCAACGAGTACCGGCGGCTCCTGGGCACCCTCCCCACGGTGAACCGGGCCACGCTGAAGGCGCTCATCAACCACCTCTTTCG TGTCCAGCTCTTCTCTGGGGAGAACCAGATGAACACACACAACCTGGCCATTGTCTTTGGGCCCACACTCTTCCAGACGGACGGGAAGGACTACAAGGCGGGACGCGTGGTGGAGGATCTCATCAGCCACTACGTGAAGATCTTTAAT GTCAACGACCAAGAgatgaagaagcagcaggacGAGATCATGGCCATCATGAAGATGCGGGAGGCAGCGTCCAGTGGGACACAG CAAGCTGGGGACTTCATCTGCACTGTCTACCTGGAGGAGAAGAAGACGGAGGCAGAGCAGCATGTCAAG aTCCCGGCCACGATGACGGCTGAGGAGCTCACCTTCGAGATCCTAGACCGGAGGAAAATCGTCATGAAGGAGAAGGACTATTGGAGCTGCTTCGAAGTGAACGAGAGGGAGGAGGCAG aaCGGCCTCTGCACTACTCGGAAAAAGTCCTGCCCATCCTGCACGGCCTGGGGACGGAGAGTTACCTGGTGGTGAAAAAGCAGATGTCCATGGAGAACATGCTCGTCTACCTCG AGCCGCTCAGGCGTGTGCCCCCAGCCAGCAGAGTGGGCGACTGCAAGCACGGCATGATGAAATTCCGGGAGGAGAGGAACCTGCTGGGGCTCGGCCTCAGCACCGGCTTCCACGACCGCTACTTCATCCTCAACCACACCTGCCTGCGCCTCTACAAGGAAGTGCGG agCCACAAGCCGGAGAAGGAGTGGCCCGTCAGGAACCTCAAGGTCTACCTGGGCATCAAGAGGAAACTGCGGCCCCCGACGTG cTGGGGCTTCACCGTCTTCTACGAGACCGAGAAGCACGAGAAGCAGCAATG
- the ARAP1 gene encoding arf-GAP with Rho-GAP domain, ANK repeat and PH domain-containing protein 1 isoform X1 yields MEEGGSLPVATWLAALHLDQYVESFQQSDLRTVWDCRGLTDEALTHLGVVLPGHRRRILLGLQKAFAEATPPSGIPQPPPRKPVPMKRHIFRLSTATVPEQPPRCPEVSGGSPLLEPESGGVSSAQLPPPIPPRVGCRPPLKFSPSLTGGSPELPAAPRSRPPAPAPPSPPALTEKPPGESGERPPLPPLPAKRHQLEAKSLQAPPAPQRPPVLPPRAVSQRSIPAREEGPVPPAAPGVPPSLLPRTKPPAPEPPAKADLPFVPEFDDSDYEDSVWQEELAKPAGEMADKEDAEPGTGGPRALRFNSLFSEDELIEDDYDGPPASGGSSWSDPGSSPGTLGEGMEGAAAPLSPTIKAGWLDKNPPQGSYIYQKRWVKLDSDYLRYFDSEKDTYSKRFIPVSSISRIASVGDQKFEVITNNRNFVFRAESDADRNEWIRTLQQIAEERRGKERLSMAADPADKSGFLELRGFKHKLFVAVAGDKVFLYKNAEDYRLGIGITYIEMNVGNVKEVDRRGFDLTTPYRIFSFSADSEQEKEEWVEAMQQCIAEALSNSEVAERIWAVESNRFCADCGSPKPDWASINLCVVICKRCAGEHRGLGPGITKVRSLKMDRKVWTEELIQLFHHIGNAVANRFWAANVPPSEAIAPPSSSQERRRFLIAKYREGKYRRYHPLFGNQEELDRALCAAVTTSDLAETQALLFCGAAVTCATGDPECPTPLALAEKSGQRLQMEFLLHNKTSETPRLELGGSEEKPYSVPLPSVTHNGFLYKTPSMAKPVGERKGQEEFSRRWCTLQDGVLSYYENDRNAVPNGELKAEEMVCLASNPPHAHGIENTFEVYIESERLYLFGLESPDAAREWLKSIAKSFVHPCAEELLALDFQRIGRLHYKGGLNLERAEEGWFALAGSTLHVCVPGSERQEPLHLRKLQELSIQGDNEVLVLVERRRTLYIQGERKLDFLGWVQAIQKAAGSAGDTLSEQQLTESDVPLLVDRCIDYITQCGLTSEGIYRKSGQNSKTTSLLEMLRRDARSVRLKEGEHQVDDVANTLKRFFRDLGDGLFTGRWGPDWLWATALEDEEEKINEYRRLLGTLPTVNRATLKALINHLFRVQLFSGENQMNTHNLAIVFGPTLFQTDGKDYKAGRVVEDLISHYVKIFNVNDQEMKKQQDEIMAIMKMREAASSGTQQAGDFICTVYLEEKKTEAEQHVKIPATMTAEELTFEILDRRKIVMKEKDYWSCFEVNEREEAERPLHYSEKVLPILHGLGTESYLVVKKQMSMENMLVYLEPLRRVPPASRVGDCKHGMMKFREERNLLGLGLSTGFHDRYFILNHTCLRLYKEVRSHKPEKEWPVRNLKVYLGIKRKLRPPTCWGFTVFYETEKHEKQQWYLCCDTQADLREWFATFLHAQNGGALWPSDTSKVRASRWQQDSRLGNISLIPLRGNESEMRNSVAAFATDPLTLLRNV; encoded by the exons atgGAGGAGGGGGGGTCTTTACCCGTGGCTACTTGGCTGGCCGCCCTCCACCTCGACCAGTACGTGGAGAGCTTCCAGCAGAGCGACCTGCGGACGGTGTGGGACTGTCGGGGGCTGACGGACGAGGCTCTGACCCACCTCGGCGTGGTGCTGCCCGGCCACCGCCGCCGCATCCTCTTGGGACTCCAAAAAGCCTTCGCCGAAGCCACCCCCCCCTCCggcatcccccagcccccccccaggaAACCAGTGCCCATGAAACGCCACATTTTTCGCCTCAGCACCGCCACGGTGCCGGAGCAACCCCCCCGGTGCCCCGAGGTGTCTGGGGGGTCCCCGCTTCTCGAGCCGGAGAGTGGGGGGGTGAGCTCCGCCCAGCTGCCCCCACCCATCCCACCCAGGGTGGGCTGCCGCCCCCCCCTCAAATTCTCCCCATCGCTTACGGGTGGCAGCCCCGAGCTCCCCGCCGCaccccgcagccgcccccccgccccggcccccccctcgcCGCCAGCCCTCACTGAGAAGCCACCGGGTGAAAGTGGGGAgagaccccccctgcccccgctgccggccaagcGTCACCAGCTGGAAGCCAagtccctgcaggcccccccggccccccagcgCCCGCCGGTGCTGCCCCCCAGGGCCGTGTCCCAGAGGAG CATCCCTGCCAGAGAGGAGGGCCCCgtcccccccgcagcacccggtGTCCCCCCGTCCCTCCTTCCCCGCACAAAGCCGCCGGCCCCGGAGCCGCCAGCCAAGGCCGACCTCCCCTTCGTGCCAGAGTTCG ATGACTCGGACTACGAAGACTCGGTCTGGCAGGAGGAATTAGCCAAACCCGCGGGGGAGATGGCGGACAAG GAGGATGCTGAGCCCGGGACGGGGGGGCCGCGGGCACTGCGTTTCAACAGCCTCTTCAGCGAGGACGAGCTCATCGAGGATGACTATGATGGTCCCCCCGCCAG CGGTGGCAGCAGCTGGAGTGACCCGGGCAGCAGCCCCGGCACGCTTGGCGAGGGCATGGAGGGCGCCGCTGCCCCCCTCTCGCCCACCATCAAAGCGGGGTGGCTGGACAAGAACCCACCGCAGGG GTCCTACATCTACCAGAAGCGGTGGGTAAAGCTCGACAGCGACTACCTCCGCTACTTCGACAGTGAAAAG gacacCTACTCCAAGCGCTTCATCCCCGTCTCCTCCATCTCCCGCATCGCCAGCGTCGGGGACCAGAAATTCGAGGTCATCACCAACAACCGCAACTTCGTGTTTCGGGCCGAAAGCGACG CGGACCGTAACGAGTGGATACGGACCCTGCAGCAGATCGCGGAGGAGCGGAGGGGCAAGGAGAGGCTGTCGATGGCCGCCGACCCGGCCGACAAGAGCGGCTTCCTGGAGCTGCGGGGGTTTAAGCACAAGTTGTTCGTGGCGGTGGCCGGGGACAAAGTTTTTCTCTACAAGAACGCGGAG GATTATCGGCTGGGCATCGGCATCACCTACATCGAGATGAACGTGGGGAACGTCAAGGAGGTGGATCGCCGGGGCTTCGACCTCACGACGCCGTACAGGATCTTTAG CTTCTCGGCCGACTCggagcaggagaaggaggagtgGGTGGAAGCCATGCAGCAGTGCATCGCCGAGGCTCTCTCCAACTCGGAGGTGGCCGAGAGGATCTGGGCGGTGGAGTCCAACCGCTTCTGCGCCGACTGCGGCTCCCCCAAGCCTGACTGGGCCTCCATCAACCTCTGCGTCGTCATCTGCAAGAGATGCGCAG GGGAGCACCGGGGCTTGGGCCCCGGCATCACCAAAGTGCGGAGCCTGAAGATGGACAGGAAGGTGTGGACAGAGGAGCTGATCCAG CTCTTCCACCACATCGGCAACGCCGTGGCCAACCGATTTTGGGCGGCCAACGTGCCCCCCAGCGAGGCCAtcgccccccccagcagcagccaggagaggaGGCGCTTCCTCATCGCCAAATACCGGGAGGGCAAGTACCGCCGCTACCACCCGCTCTTCGGCAACCAGGAGGAGCTCGACAGG GCTCTGTGCGCGGCCGTCACCACCAGTGACCTGGCGGAGACGCAGGCGCTGCTCTTCTGCGGGGCGGCCGTGACCTGTGCCACGGGGGACCCCGAGTGCCCGACGCCCTTGGCCTTGGCCGAGAAGAGCGGGCAGAGGCTGCAGATGGAGTTCCTGCTCCACAACAAAACCTCCG AGACACCGCgcctggagctggggggcagcGAGGAGAAGCCCTACTCGGTGCCGCTGCCCTCCGTCACCCACAACGGCTTCCTCTACAAGACCCCCTCCATGGCCAAGCCCGTGGGCGAGCGGAAGGGCCAGGAAG AGTTCAGCCGGCGGTGGTGCACGCTGCAGGACGGCGTCCTCAGCTACTACGAGAACGACCGCAACGCCGTGCCCAACGGCGAGCTCAAGGCCGAGGAGATGGTGTGCCTGGCGAGTAACCCGCCCCACGCCCACGG GATCGAGAACACGTTTGAGGTCTACATCGAGTCGGAGAGGCTTTACCTCTTCGGGCTGGAGAGCCCCGACGCTGCTCGCGAGTGGCTCAAATCCATCGCCAAG TCCTTCGTCCATCCCTGCGCCGAGGAGCTCCTGGCTCTCGATTTCCAGCGCATCGGCCGGCTGCACTACAAGGGCGGCCTCAACCTGGAACGGGCCGAGGAGGGCTGGTTCGCCCTGGCCGGCTCCACACTCCATGTCTGCGTCCCAGGCAGCGAGCGGCAGGAACCTCTTCACCTGCGCAAGCTGCAGGAGCTCT cCATCCAGGGAGACAAcgaggtgctggtgctggtggagAGGCGGAG GACGCTGTACATCCAGGGGGAGAGGAAACTGGATTTCCTGGGCTGGGTCCAGGCCATCCAGAAagccgcgggcagcgcgggggaCACGTTGTCAGAGCAGCAGCTCACTGAGTCGGACGTCCCGCTGCTGGTGGATCGTTGCATCGACTACATCACCCAGTGCG ggctGACATCTGAGGGCATCTACCGCAAGAGCGGGCAGAACTCCAAGACCACCAGCTTGCTGGAGATGCTGCGCCGGGACGCCCGCAGCGTCCGGCTGAAGGAGGGCGAGCACCAGGTCGACGACGTCGCCAACACCCTCAAACGCTTCTTCCGTGACCTCGGGGACGGGCTCTTCACCGGGCGGTGGGGCCCGGACTGGCTGTGGGCGACGG CgctggaggatgaggaggagaagaTCAACGAGTACCGGCGGCTCCTGGGCACCCTCCCCACGGTGAACCGGGCCACGCTGAAGGCGCTCATCAACCACCTCTTTCG TGTCCAGCTCTTCTCTGGGGAGAACCAGATGAACACACACAACCTGGCCATTGTCTTTGGGCCCACACTCTTCCAGACGGACGGGAAGGACTACAAGGCGGGACGCGTGGTGGAGGATCTCATCAGCCACTACGTGAAGATCTTTAAT GTCAACGACCAAGAgatgaagaagcagcaggacGAGATCATGGCCATCATGAAGATGCGGGAGGCAGCGTCCAGTGGGACACAG CAAGCTGGGGACTTCATCTGCACTGTCTACCTGGAGGAGAAGAAGACGGAGGCAGAGCAGCATGTCAAG aTCCCGGCCACGATGACGGCTGAGGAGCTCACCTTCGAGATCCTAGACCGGAGGAAAATCGTCATGAAGGAGAAGGACTATTGGAGCTGCTTCGAAGTGAACGAGAGGGAGGAGGCAG aaCGGCCTCTGCACTACTCGGAAAAAGTCCTGCCCATCCTGCACGGCCTGGGGACGGAGAGTTACCTGGTGGTGAAAAAGCAGATGTCCATGGAGAACATGCTCGTCTACCTCG AGCCGCTCAGGCGTGTGCCCCCAGCCAGCAGAGTGGGCGACTGCAAGCACGGCATGATGAAATTCCGGGAGGAGAGGAACCTGCTGGGGCTCGGCCTCAGCACCGGCTTCCACGACCGCTACTTCATCCTCAACCACACCTGCCTGCGCCTCTACAAGGAAGTGCGG agCCACAAGCCGGAGAAGGAGTGGCCCGTCAGGAACCTCAAGGTCTACCTGGGCATCAAGAGGAAACTGCGGCCCCCGACGTG cTGGGGCTTCACCGTCTTCTACGAGACCGAGAAGCACGAGAAGCAGCAATG